The Cytophagia bacterium CHB2 genome includes a window with the following:
- a CDS encoding TolC family protein yields MSLFLRSCVAALFLFLFLIENSGAQGKMSLQQAIDLAMTNNPQVLTAQKEVEAARARILQAEALPNLEFSLNWDETPSNFNVTKAGERNIGFVQPFEFPGKRGARGQVAKIESQFLEGSLRRTKLLVSADVKRAYYQAWLNQKSVANFEAIADLLQQFRETATARYQAQKVTFLEVLRAKTELAKINNELIAARREAQNALAELNRLLGRAGSTPLALADDFSYQPFTKTVEMVVNEMRQLSVSRRLSETLVERGRAQMRLAQKSYLPDFAVGLFHQKRDGQPPFTADNPLGVTESGLWGIDIGVSIPLWFWKGPRGQAEEARAFIDLAQIQRESVDRNITTAIENAHRSVKAAEEQVRLFEETLLRDVEDELRSGVSHYQTDQIDALNLIDIYRTYTATQAEYYRALYNYHVALADLEVAGETALQP; encoded by the coding sequence GTGTCTCTATTTTTGCGTTCCTGCGTGGCCGCACTGTTTTTATTTTTGTTTTTAATTGAAAACAGCGGCGCGCAGGGAAAAATGTCTTTGCAACAGGCCATTGATTTGGCCATGACCAACAACCCGCAAGTGCTGACGGCGCAAAAAGAAGTTGAAGCCGCCCGCGCCCGCATTCTACAAGCTGAAGCCCTCCCCAATCTTGAATTCAGCCTCAATTGGGATGAAACCCCGTCGAATTTCAACGTCACCAAAGCCGGCGAGCGCAATATTGGTTTCGTGCAGCCGTTTGAATTTCCCGGCAAACGGGGAGCGCGCGGGCAGGTGGCGAAAATCGAATCGCAATTTCTTGAAGGAAGTCTGCGGCGCACCAAGCTGCTGGTGAGCGCCGACGTCAAGCGCGCCTATTATCAAGCGTGGCTGAATCAAAAATCCGTTGCCAATTTCGAAGCGATCGCCGATTTGTTGCAGCAGTTTCGCGAGACCGCCACGGCGCGCTATCAGGCGCAGAAAGTGACGTTTCTTGAAGTGCTGCGCGCCAAAACCGAACTGGCGAAAATCAACAACGAGCTGATTGCGGCGCGACGCGAGGCGCAAAACGCGCTCGCGGAATTGAATCGGTTGCTCGGTCGCGCCGGTTCTACTCCGTTGGCGCTCGCGGATGACTTCAGCTATCAGCCGTTTACTAAAACGGTCGAGATGGTGGTGAATGAAATGCGCCAACTCAGCGTGTCGCGCCGTCTCAGTGAAACGCTCGTTGAGCGCGGTCGCGCGCAAATGCGGCTGGCGCAAAAAAGTTATTTGCCGGATTTTGCCGTCGGCTTGTTCCACCAAAAACGCGATGGCCAACCGCCCTTCACCGCCGATAATCCGTTGGGCGTAACCGAAAGCGGTTTGTGGGGCATCGACATCGGCGTCTCCATTCCGCTGTGGTTTTGGAAAGGCCCGCGCGGCCAAGCCGAAGAAGCTCGCGCTTTTATCGATTTGGCGCAAATTCAACGCGAGTCCGTTGACCGCAATATCACCACGGCGATTGAAAACGCCCATCGCAGCGTCAAGGCCGCGGAAGAGCAAGTGCGGCTCTTTGAAGAAACTTTGCTGCGCGACGTGGAAGACGAGCTGCGCTCCGGCGTCTCGCATTATCAAACCGACCAGATCGATGCGCTCAATTTGATCGACATCTACCGCACGTATACCGCGACACAGGCGGAATATTATCGTGCTTTGTATAACTACCACGTTGCGCTGGCCGATTTGGAAGTGGCCGGCGAAACGGCTTTGCAACCATAA
- a CDS encoding efflux RND transporter periplasmic adaptor subunit — protein MEYSNMLSRKFVFILIFLLAAAMFSCSKTENQQAPAEEHHDGEAANVVHLDAEQQQKAGIKIEPVVSRALQQTIPVPGRIVFNERRLAHLTARVPGRVEQVYAFLGDRVQKDALLATIYSQDYLAAQSEFIQAEERLKLAATRKDSTELPTARSIFESARRKLLVIGATEKDLNEIAETHIPKTLLEIRAPFAGTVTEASEILGHVVEVGGTMFHVADLSTLWVLVDIYEKDIAKIKSGLTAEIEVAAYPGEKFRGRLTTIFDVLDETTRTVKARIEAENPTGKMKPQMFATVNLQSGEAADVLVVPEAAVQSEGDQRFVFVPQADGEFEKHEVRLGQKMDGFIAILDGLAMGDSVVTDGAFILKSELAKEGLEEGHAH, from the coding sequence ATGGAGTATTCAAACATGCTGTCACGAAAGTTTGTTTTCATCTTAATCTTTTTGCTGGCTGCCGCAATGTTTTCCTGCAGCAAAACAGAAAACCAGCAAGCGCCCGCCGAAGAGCATCATGATGGCGAGGCTGCCAACGTCGTTCACCTCGATGCCGAGCAGCAGCAGAAAGCCGGCATCAAAATCGAACCCGTGGTCTCACGCGCTTTGCAACAGACCATCCCTGTGCCCGGACGTATCGTTTTCAACGAACGCCGGCTGGCGCATCTCACCGCGCGCGTTCCCGGTCGCGTGGAGCAGGTTTACGCTTTTCTCGGTGACCGCGTGCAAAAGGACGCGTTGCTGGCGACGATTTACAGCCAAGACTATTTGGCCGCGCAATCGGAGTTCATTCAAGCCGAAGAGCGTTTGAAGCTGGCGGCCACGAGAAAAGATTCGACGGAACTTCCAACGGCGCGTTCCATTTTTGAATCGGCGCGGCGCAAACTGCTCGTCATCGGCGCGACCGAAAAAGATTTGAATGAAATCGCCGAGACCCACATTCCAAAAACGTTGCTCGAAATTCGCGCGCCCTTTGCCGGGACGGTCACCGAAGCCAGCGAGATTCTCGGCCACGTCGTCGAGGTCGGCGGCACCATGTTTCACGTCGCAGATCTTTCCACGCTGTGGGTGCTGGTGGATATTTACGAGAAAGATATAGCCAAGATCAAGTCCGGCTTGACGGCGGAAATCGAAGTGGCGGCCTATCCCGGCGAAAAATTTCGCGGCCGGCTCACCACCATTTTTGACGTGCTCGACGAAACGACCCGCACCGTCAAAGCGCGCATTGAAGCTGAGAATCCAACCGGCAAGATGAAGCCGCAGATGTTCGCAACCGTGAATTTGCAGAGCGGCGAGGCCGCCGACGTTCTCGTCGTGCCTGAAGCAGCAGTGCAGTCCGAAGGCGATCAGCGTTTTGTGTTCGTGCCGCAAGCAGATGGGGAATTCGAAAAACACGAAGTTCGCCTCGGCCAAAAAATGGACGGCTTCATTGCCATTCTGGATGGATTGGCAATGGGCGACAGCGTTGTGACCGACGGCGCGTTTATTTTGAAATCCGAATTGGCGAAGGAAGGCTTGGAGGAGGGGCACGCGCACTAA